The Azospirillum baldaniorum genome window below encodes:
- a CDS encoding acyl-CoA dehydrogenase family protein: MQDFSFPAPPTAPDTAELRAEVRAFLAAELAGYPAAKRIRSWSGFDAEFSRKLGQRGWIGMAWPKQYGGHERSALERYVVLEELLAAGAPVAAHWIADRQSGPLLLKVGTEEQKRSILPRIAAGEFFFCIGMSEPDSGSDLAAVRTRAVPVEGGWRVNGTKLWTTYAHHAHAMILYCRTGAADDRHGGTSQFLVDLTLPGITIRPIADLSGARHFNEVVFEDVLLPHSALIGQEGDGWNQVMSELAYERSGPERFMSTFVLFVELVRALGSQMTPDAAGALGRLGVHLVVLRRLSRSVAGMLQDGRNPALQASVVKDLGALVEQEIPEIARQLMAMEPDLRSHDALSAVLGYSILNAPAFSLRGGTREILRGIIARGLGLR, encoded by the coding sequence ATGCAAGATTTTTCATTTCCGGCGCCGCCGACGGCGCCGGACACGGCCGAGCTGCGTGCCGAGGTGCGCGCCTTCCTGGCGGCGGAGCTGGCCGGCTATCCCGCCGCCAAACGCATCCGCTCCTGGAGCGGGTTCGATGCCGAGTTCAGCCGCAAGCTGGGACAGCGCGGCTGGATCGGTATGGCGTGGCCCAAGCAGTATGGCGGACACGAACGCAGCGCACTGGAACGCTACGTCGTTCTGGAGGAACTGCTGGCGGCCGGCGCTCCGGTTGCCGCCCACTGGATCGCCGACCGACAAAGCGGCCCTTTGCTGCTGAAAGTCGGGACCGAGGAACAGAAGCGCAGCATCCTGCCGCGCATCGCCGCCGGCGAGTTCTTCTTCTGCATCGGCATGAGCGAACCGGATTCCGGATCCGATCTCGCGGCGGTGCGCACGCGCGCCGTTCCGGTGGAGGGGGGCTGGCGGGTCAACGGCACCAAGCTGTGGACGACCTATGCCCACCATGCCCACGCCATGATCCTCTACTGCCGTACCGGCGCTGCGGACGATCGGCACGGCGGGACCAGCCAGTTCCTGGTTGACCTGACGCTTCCCGGCATCACCATCCGGCCCATCGCCGACCTGTCGGGCGCGCGGCACTTCAACGAGGTCGTGTTTGAAGACGTGCTTCTGCCGCACTCCGCCCTGATCGGGCAGGAGGGGGACGGCTGGAACCAGGTGATGAGCGAACTGGCCTATGAGCGCAGCGGCCCAGAACGCTTCATGTCGACCTTCGTGCTGTTTGTCGAACTGGTGCGGGCGCTTGGCAGCCAGATGACGCCGGATGCGGCGGGTGCGCTCGGTCGGCTGGGCGTCCACCTGGTCGTTCTCCGCCGCCTGTCGCGGTCGGTGGCCGGCATGCTGCAGGATGGCCGCAACCCCGCTTTGCAGGCGTCGGTCGTCAAGGATCTGGGCGCCCTGGTCGAGCAGGAGATTCCGGAGATCGCCCGACAGCTTATGGCGATGGAGCCCGATCTGCGGTCGCACGATGCCCTGTCGGCTGTGCTTGGCTACTCCATCCTCAACGCGCCGGCCTTCTCCCTGCGTGGCGGCACGCGGGAAATCCTGCGCGGAATCATCGCGCGGGGCCTGGGGCTGCGCTGA
- a CDS encoding acyl-CoA dehydrogenase family protein, with translation MSETSQIVRDTANRLFTERISPQRLLGAETGAWLGEEWTLIEEMGLPLAMVGEEHGGVGLDDVDAAMVIRVAGANAVPLPLAETMLANRFLAAAGLPLSSGPATVAPVRPTDRFHLERAGGGWNLSGTAHRVPWARSAQTVLVLAEAGGQTFAIRLGDGQVRTECAHNLAVEPRDSLFVDGPVPDTAVAPLPEGTGIGDLMAMGAALRTAAMAGAIGRVLEMTVGYANERAQFGRPIGKFQAIQQSLAVLAGHAAAASGAADLAAEGLSQGARSLTVAVGKARAGEAAGVVATIAHQVHGAIGFTHEHSLHFLTKRLWSWRDEFGNEAHWNRLFGQRMAEAGADGVWPLIAAL, from the coding sequence GTGAGCGAGACAAGTCAGATCGTACGGGACACGGCCAACCGGCTGTTCACGGAACGCATCTCCCCGCAACGTCTGCTCGGTGCCGAAACCGGTGCTTGGCTGGGCGAGGAGTGGACCCTGATCGAGGAGATGGGCTTGCCCCTCGCCATGGTTGGCGAAGAGCATGGCGGGGTCGGACTCGACGACGTGGACGCTGCGATGGTGATCCGCGTCGCCGGAGCCAACGCTGTGCCGTTGCCCCTGGCCGAAACCATGCTGGCGAACCGCTTCCTGGCCGCCGCGGGACTGCCTCTGTCCTCCGGACCGGCAACCGTGGCGCCGGTCCGCCCCACCGATCGGTTCCATTTGGAACGAGCGGGCGGCGGCTGGAACCTGTCCGGGACCGCCCACCGCGTCCCCTGGGCGCGCTCGGCACAGACCGTTCTCGTCCTGGCCGAGGCGGGTGGACAGACCTTTGCCATCCGGCTCGGCGATGGGCAGGTCCGGACGGAATGCGCTCATAATCTGGCCGTTGAACCGCGCGACAGCCTGTTCGTGGACGGCCCGGTTCCGGACACGGCGGTTGCCCCTCTCCCCGAAGGAACGGGAATCGGCGATCTCATGGCGATGGGGGCGGCCCTGCGCACCGCCGCGATGGCCGGCGCCATCGGGCGCGTGCTGGAAATGACCGTCGGCTACGCCAACGAGCGCGCTCAGTTTGGCCGCCCCATCGGCAAGTTCCAGGCGATCCAGCAGTCCTTGGCCGTCCTGGCGGGCCACGCGGCCGCCGCGTCCGGAGCCGCCGACCTCGCCGCCGAGGGGCTGTCTCAGGGGGCCCGGTCATTGACCGTCGCCGTCGGCAAGGCGCGGGCAGGCGAGGCGGCGGGTGTCGTCGCGACCATTGCCCATCAGGTGCATGGCGCCATCGGCTTCACCCATGAACACAGCCTGCATTTCCTGACCAAGCGCCTGTGGTCCTGGCGCGACGAGTTTGGAAACGAGGCGCACTGGAATCGCCTGTTCGGACAGCGCATGGCCGAGGCCGGCGCCGATGGAGTTTGGCCGCTGATCGCCGCTCTCTGA
- a CDS encoding ABC transporter substrate-binding protein, which produces MKTLAALATSLVALTQVAFAQGVSDNKVKIGVITDLSGVYTDIAGNGSVVAAELAAEDFGGKVKGVPIEIIKADHQNKADIASSVVQKWFDTEQVDAIADMVTSSVGLALQQVAVRSKKVALNTGAGTSGMTNASCSPYGVSWVYDTYSLATVNAKATLQSGGDTWFFITADYAFGHDLENDVRKVLEANGGKVVGSVRHPFPTQDMSSYLLQAQASGAKVIALANAGQDTITAIKQAKEFGILDDSKVKVVALLAFEPDIRAIGLSDAAGILMSSGFIWNRTPETTAWSDRFHAKTGKRPTSVQAGTYSAVLHYLKAVEATGTDNADKVMEAMRATPVKDMFADGGTVRADGRMLHEMYLVQVKKPEESRDSWDLFKVVGSVPGEQAFRPVAESQCPLLKK; this is translated from the coding sequence ATGAAGACTTTGGCGGCTCTGGCCACTTCGCTCGTCGCGCTGACACAGGTGGCCTTCGCTCAAGGAGTTTCCGACAACAAGGTCAAGATCGGCGTCATCACCGACCTGTCGGGCGTCTACACCGACATCGCCGGCAATGGTTCGGTGGTCGCGGCCGAATTGGCGGCTGAGGATTTCGGTGGGAAGGTCAAGGGCGTTCCCATTGAGATCATCAAGGCCGATCACCAGAACAAGGCGGATATCGCCAGCTCCGTCGTTCAAAAATGGTTCGATACCGAGCAGGTCGACGCCATCGCGGACATGGTGACATCGTCGGTCGGCCTTGCCCTCCAGCAGGTGGCGGTGCGCTCGAAGAAGGTGGCGCTGAACACCGGCGCCGGCACGTCCGGCATGACCAACGCGTCCTGCTCTCCGTACGGCGTGTCGTGGGTCTACGACACCTATTCGCTGGCCACCGTGAACGCCAAAGCAACCTTGCAGAGCGGTGGCGACACCTGGTTTTTCATCACCGCCGACTACGCCTTCGGACATGACTTGGAAAACGATGTGCGCAAGGTGCTGGAAGCCAATGGCGGCAAGGTCGTCGGCAGCGTCCGCCACCCCTTCCCCACGCAGGACATGAGCTCCTACCTGCTGCAGGCTCAAGCCTCGGGTGCCAAGGTCATCGCTCTGGCCAACGCCGGCCAGGACACCATCACCGCGATCAAGCAGGCCAAGGAATTCGGCATTCTCGACGACAGCAAGGTCAAGGTGGTGGCTCTGCTCGCCTTCGAGCCGGACATCCGCGCCATCGGCCTGTCCGACGCGGCCGGCATCCTGATGTCGAGCGGTTTCATCTGGAACCGCACTCCCGAAACCACCGCCTGGTCCGACCGCTTCCACGCCAAGACCGGAAAGCGCCCGACCAGCGTGCAGGCCGGCACCTATTCCGCGGTGTTGCATTACCTGAAGGCGGTCGAGGCGACCGGCACCGACAACGCCGACAAGGTGATGGAGGCCATGCGGGCCACGCCGGTCAAGGACATGTTTGCCGACGGCGGCACCGTGCGCGCCGACGGCCGGATGCTGCACGAGATGTATCTGGTCCAGGTGAAAAAGCCTGAGGAATCGCGCGACTCCTGGGACCTGTTCAAGGTGGTTGGATCGGTGCCCGGCGAGCAGGCCTTCCGCCCCGTCGCCGAAAGCCAGTGCCCGCTGCTCAAGAAATAG
- a CDS encoding NAD(P)-dependent oxidoreductase — protein sequence MAAAPRATADASRAARPSSSSRKARPRTSTTASPADAERNSQPPSRPANRPASQTAAQRRRHSKGSEKMSETIAFIGLGAMGLPMASNLVRKNFPVIGFDLDQDKLGKLVALGARPASDVTAAVRDATVVITMLPAPPQVREVILGGEGVLAGLRPGALVIDMSTVDPQTTDTVAAACLEKGVAFVDAPVGRLVSHAERGESLFMVGASDEGFARAEPMLKAMGTTVHRCGPEGAGTRMKIVNNYLAVIGAQLTAEAILLGTKLGLPVDVMKAVSGGTTATNGQFQINFATKVLKGDTAPGFTIDLAHKDLMLALTAAAQQRLGLPVGLAAAGALGAARGGAYAQRDFSALLDYACDIAGVTPPRLPD from the coding sequence GTGGCCGCGGCCCCTCGGGCTACGGCGGACGCGAGCAGGGCAGCGCGGCCGTCGAGTTCTTCACGGAAGGCAAGACCGCGTACATCAACCACGGCATCGCCGGCTGACGCCGAACGAAACAGCCAACCACCAAGTCGGCCAGCAAACCGGCCAGCAAGCCAGACGGCTGCACAGCGCCGACGGCATTCGAAGGGGAGTGAAAAAATGTCAGAGACGATCGCGTTCATCGGGCTTGGCGCCATGGGGTTGCCGATGGCCTCCAACCTGGTCCGCAAGAACTTCCCGGTGATCGGCTTCGACCTCGATCAGGACAAGCTCGGAAAGCTGGTTGCGCTGGGCGCACGCCCGGCCAGCGACGTCACCGCCGCCGTGCGGGACGCGACCGTCGTCATCACCATGCTGCCCGCCCCACCGCAGGTGCGCGAGGTCATCCTGGGCGGTGAAGGCGTTCTCGCCGGCCTCCGGCCGGGCGCGCTGGTGATCGACATGAGCACCGTCGACCCACAGACCACGGACACTGTGGCTGCGGCGTGTCTGGAGAAAGGCGTGGCCTTCGTGGACGCTCCGGTCGGCCGCCTGGTCAGCCATGCGGAACGCGGCGAGTCCCTGTTCATGGTCGGGGCCAGCGATGAGGGCTTCGCCCGTGCCGAACCGATGCTGAAGGCCATGGGGACGACCGTCCACCGCTGCGGCCCGGAGGGCGCCGGCACCCGCATGAAGATCGTCAACAACTACCTGGCGGTGATCGGCGCGCAGTTGACGGCGGAGGCCATTTTGCTGGGGACCAAGCTTGGCCTGCCGGTGGACGTGATGAAGGCGGTGTCGGGTGGGACCACGGCGACCAATGGCCAGTTCCAGATCAACTTCGCGACCAAGGTGCTGAAGGGGGACACGGCGCCCGGCTTCACCATCGACCTTGCCCACAAGGATCTGATGCTGGCGCTGACGGCGGCAGCGCAGCAGCGTCTCGGTCTGCCGGTCGGGTTGGCGGCGGCCGGTGCGCTCGGCGCCGCCCGCGGCGGCGCCTATGCCCAGCGCGACTTCTCCGCACTGCTCGACTACGCCTGCGACATTGCCGGCGTCACTCCGCCCCGCCTGCCGGACTGA